A region of Bradyrhizobium sp. SZCCHNS1050 DNA encodes the following proteins:
- a CDS encoding shikimate dehydrogenase: MIPAPTGATRLHIIIGDPVAQVRAPAGVSQAFSERGSDAILVAVQVTPGDLTDFLATMTRVKNLDGIVATIPHKFACYRACATATERAHFIGAVNLMRRGPDGLWHGDMVDGLGFIGAAKGASFDPAGCRALQIGAGGAGSAIALALIDSGVRELAIHDNDAGRRDVLIARLNERGKGRAVVGSMNATGFDMVANATPAGMQPGDPLPVDMTTVSPSAYCGCVITRPEVSPFIAAARQRGCLTATGTDMYRALERVMVDFLLSKEAPS; this comes from the coding sequence ATGATTCCCGCCCCCACCGGAGCCACGCGGCTCCACATCATCATCGGCGATCCCGTCGCGCAGGTGCGCGCGCCGGCCGGCGTCAGCCAGGCGTTCTCGGAGCGCGGCAGCGATGCGATCCTGGTTGCGGTCCAAGTCACGCCGGGTGACCTGACTGACTTCCTGGCGACGATGACACGGGTGAAGAATCTCGACGGCATCGTCGCGACCATCCCGCACAAATTCGCCTGCTACCGCGCCTGTGCGACGGCCACCGAGCGCGCGCATTTCATCGGCGCCGTGAATCTGATGCGACGTGGTCCTGACGGCCTTTGGCATGGCGACATGGTCGACGGCCTTGGCTTCATCGGCGCTGCGAAGGGGGCGAGCTTCGATCCTGCAGGCTGCCGCGCGCTACAGATTGGCGCGGGCGGTGCGGGCTCGGCAATCGCTTTGGCGCTGATCGACTCCGGCGTGCGCGAGCTTGCCATTCACGACAACGATGCCGGACGCCGCGATGTGCTGATCGCGCGCCTCAACGAGCGGGGCAAAGGCCGCGCCGTTGTCGGCTCGATGAACGCAACAGGCTTCGACATGGTTGCCAACGCCACGCCGGCAGGCATGCAGCCCGGCGATCCTCTGCCGGTCGACATGACGACCGTCAGCCCGTCGGCCTATTGCGGCTGTGTCATCACCCGGCCCGAGGTCTCGCCCTTCATCGCCGCTGCGCGCCAGCGCGGCTGCCTGACGGCGACCGGCACCGACATGTACCGGGCGCTGGAGCGCGTGATGGTCGATTTCCTGCTGTCGAAGGAGGCGCCCTCCTGA
- a CDS encoding glycerate kinase, which yields MTSRRPLLRSIFDAAVAAAHPDVVLPAFLPAAPKGRIICLAAGKGAAAMALAAERHYLDTLGFDPAKLTGIATTRHGHGVPTRRVKVIEAGHPMPDEAGLKAADETLQLAATAEPGDLMLVLLSGGGSANWVAPVNGVSFAQKQQLTRALLRSGAPIGEMNTVRKHLSRIKGGRLARAGQKAEIVTLAISDVPHDDPSAIASGPTVPDPTTLADARGIVAKYKLEVDPAIGRALDDAANESCKPGDAAFARASFELIARPASSLEAAVASVKTAGYDVLDLGADLEGEAREVAADHAKLAREARALGRRMAIISGGELTVTVRGQGRGGPNQEYALALADLLKDMEGVAALAGDTDGADGGGGSASDPAGALVDAEVIAAMRAQGLDPQAYLANNDATAFFAATGGLLQTGPTLTNVNDVRVILVD from the coding sequence ATGACCAGCCGCCGTCCGTTGTTGCGCTCGATCTTCGATGCTGCCGTCGCTGCGGCGCATCCCGACGTGGTGCTGCCGGCATTCCTGCCGGCGGCTCCGAAAGGACGAATCATCTGCCTCGCCGCCGGCAAGGGCGCGGCCGCGATGGCGCTCGCGGCCGAGCGCCATTACCTGGACACGCTCGGGTTCGATCCCGCGAAGCTGACCGGCATCGCAACCACCCGCCACGGCCATGGCGTGCCGACCCGGCGGGTGAAGGTGATCGAGGCCGGACATCCGATGCCGGACGAGGCCGGGCTGAAGGCCGCCGACGAGACGCTGCAATTGGCGGCAACCGCCGAGCCCGGCGACCTGATGCTGGTGCTGCTCTCCGGTGGTGGGTCCGCCAATTGGGTCGCGCCGGTGAACGGTGTCAGCTTCGCGCAGAAGCAGCAGCTGACCCGCGCGCTGCTCCGCTCGGGCGCACCGATCGGTGAAATGAATACGGTCCGCAAGCATCTGTCGCGCATCAAGGGCGGCCGGCTGGCGCGGGCCGGGCAGAAGGCCGAGATCGTGACGCTGGCGATCTCCGACGTGCCGCATGACGATCCCTCGGCGATCGCATCGGGTCCGACGGTGCCCGATCCGACCACGCTGGCCGATGCCCGCGGCATCGTCGCCAAATACAAGCTCGAGGTCGACCCGGCGATCGGCCGGGCGCTCGATGATGCCGCCAATGAGAGCTGCAAGCCCGGCGATGCCGCCTTCGCCCGCGCCTCGTTCGAGCTGATCGCGCGCCCCGCCAGCTCGCTGGAGGCGGCCGTGGCCAGCGTCAAGACCGCGGGCTACGACGTGCTCGATCTCGGCGCCGATCTCGAGGGTGAGGCCCGCGAGGTCGCGGCCGATCACGCCAAGCTGGCACGCGAGGCCCGCGCGCTCGGCCGCCGCATGGCGATCATTTCCGGCGGCGAGCTCACCGTGACGGTGCGCGGCCAGGGCCGCGGCGGCCCGAACCAGGAATATGCCCTGGCGCTCGCCGACCTCCTCAAGGACATGGAGGGCGTCGCGGCGCTCGCCGGCGACACCGACGGCGCCGATGGCGGCGGCGGCAGCGCCTCCGATCCGGCCGGTGCGCTCGTCGATGCCGAGGTCATCGCCGCGATGCGGGCGCAGGGGCTGGATCCGCAGGCCTATCTCGCCAACAACGACGCCACCGCGTTCTTCGCCGCGACCGGCGGCCTGCTGCAGACCGGACCGACCCTCACCAACGTGAACGACGTCAGGGTCATCCTGGTCGATTGA
- a CDS encoding ABC transporter substrate-binding protein: MQVVQQLRIAAIATAVIALTSGAALAQKKYDAGASDTEIKIGNIMPYSGPASAYGVIGKTEEAYFKKINAEGGINGRKINFVSYDDAYSPPKAVEQVRKLVESDEVLFVFNPLGTPSNSAIQKYLNGKKIPQLFVATGATKWNDPKNFPWTMGWQPSYQSEGRIYAKYLLKDKPGAKVGVLFQNDDFGKDYLKGLKDGLGDKAASMIVMEESYETSEPSIDGHIVKLKASGADVFFSVTTPKFAAQAIKKLAEIDWHPTHLVVNVSASVGSVIKPAGFENSQGILSAAYAKDAADPQWNDDPGMKKFFDFLAQYYPDANKLDSSTVYGYGAAQTLVKVLQMCGDDLTRANVMKQAASLKDFAPDTLLPGVKINTSATDFAPIEQLQMMRFKGEKWELFGEAISGAIE; this comes from the coding sequence TTGCAGGTCGTTCAACAACTACGAATCGCCGCGATCGCGACGGCGGTCATCGCCCTCACCTCGGGCGCAGCACTCGCCCAGAAGAAATACGACGCCGGCGCGTCGGATACCGAGATCAAGATCGGCAACATCATGCCCTATAGCGGGCCGGCGTCCGCCTACGGCGTGATCGGAAAGACCGAGGAGGCGTATTTCAAGAAGATCAACGCCGAGGGCGGCATCAACGGCCGAAAGATCAACTTCGTCAGCTATGACGACGCCTATTCGCCGCCCAAGGCGGTCGAGCAGGTGCGCAAGCTGGTCGAAAGCGACGAGGTCCTGTTCGTCTTCAACCCGCTCGGCACGCCCTCGAACTCGGCGATCCAGAAATATCTCAACGGCAAGAAGATCCCGCAACTGTTCGTCGCCACCGGCGCAACCAAGTGGAACGACCCGAAGAACTTCCCCTGGACCATGGGCTGGCAGCCGAGCTACCAGAGCGAGGGCCGCATCTATGCGAAGTACCTGCTCAAGGACAAGCCCGGCGCCAAGGTCGGCGTGCTGTTCCAGAACGACGATTTCGGCAAGGATTATCTGAAGGGCCTCAAGGATGGCCTCGGCGACAAGGCCGCGTCCATGATCGTCATGGAAGAGAGCTACGAGACCTCCGAACCCTCGATCGACGGCCACATCGTCAAGCTGAAGGCCTCCGGCGCCGACGTCTTCTTCAGCGTCACGACGCCCAAGTTCGCGGCGCAGGCGATCAAGAAACTTGCCGAGATCGATTGGCATCCGACGCATCTGGTCGTCAACGTCTCGGCCTCGGTCGGCAGCGTGATCAAGCCGGCCGGCTTCGAGAACTCGCAAGGGATTCTTTCGGCCGCCTATGCCAAGGACGCTGCGGATCCGCAGTGGAACGATGATCCCGGCATGAAGAAGTTCTTCGACTTCCTCGCGCAGTATTATCCCGACGCCAACAAGCTCGACAGCTCGACCGTCTATGGCTACGGCGCCGCACAGACGCTCGTGAAGGTGCTGCAGATGTGCGGCGACGACCTCACCCGCGCCAATGTGATGAAGCAGGCCGCCAGCCTGAAGGACTTCGCGCCCGACACCTTGCTGCCGGGCGTCAAGATCAACACCTCGGCTACCGACTTCGCGCCCATCGAGCAATTGCAGATGATGCGGTTCAAAGGCGAGAAGTGGGAGCTGTTCGGCGAGGCGATCAGCGGCGCCATCGAGTAA
- a CDS encoding ABC transporter substrate-binding protein, with protein sequence MMITRRAALASAAAIVLASSSAIAADKKYDTGASDTEIKIGNIMPYSGPASAYGIIGKTEAAYFKKINAEGGINGRKINFISYDDAYSPPKTVEQARKLVESDEVLFIFNSLGTPPNSAIHKYMNSKKVPQLFVATGATKWNDPKDFPWTMGWQPNYQSESRIYAKYLLKEKPDAKIAVLYQNDDYGKDYLKGLKDGLGAKAASMIVMEESYETAEPSIDNHIVKLKSTGADVFVNITTPKFAAQAIKKVKEIDWKALHILNNVSASVGSVLKPAGYENSQDIISAAYLKDVSDPQWKDDAGMKQFLDFMAKDFPEGDKLDGGTVVGYSVAQTLVQVLKQCGDDLTRENVMKQAASLRNFRTEMLLPGITINTSATDFAPVSQLQLMRFKGEKWELFGDVISADVGG encoded by the coding sequence ATGATGATCACGCGACGGGCCGCCCTTGCCTCGGCTGCCGCCATCGTTCTCGCCTCGAGCTCCGCAATCGCCGCCGACAAGAAATACGATACCGGCGCCTCCGACACCGAGATCAAGATCGGCAACATCATGCCCTATAGCGGGCCGGCCTCGGCCTACGGCATCATCGGCAAGACGGAGGCGGCCTACTTCAAGAAGATCAACGCCGAGGGAGGCATCAACGGCCGCAAGATCAACTTCATCTCCTATGACGACGCCTATTCGCCGCCGAAGACGGTTGAACAGGCACGCAAGCTGGTCGAGAGCGATGAAGTGCTGTTCATCTTCAATTCGCTGGGCACGCCGCCGAACTCGGCGATCCACAAGTACATGAACTCGAAGAAGGTCCCGCAGCTGTTCGTCGCCACCGGCGCCACCAAGTGGAACGATCCGAAGGATTTCCCCTGGACCATGGGCTGGCAGCCCAACTACCAGAGCGAATCCCGAATCTACGCAAAATATCTGCTGAAGGAAAAGCCGGACGCCAAGATCGCGGTGCTGTATCAGAACGATGATTACGGCAAGGACTATCTGAAAGGGCTGAAGGATGGGCTTGGCGCCAAGGCCGCCTCAATGATCGTCATGGAGGAGAGCTACGAGACCGCCGAACCCTCGATCGACAATCACATTGTCAAACTCAAGTCCACCGGGGCCGACGTATTCGTGAACATCACCACGCCGAAATTTGCGGCGCAGGCAATCAAGAAGGTCAAGGAGATCGACTGGAAGGCGCTGCATATCCTCAACAACGTCTCCGCCTCCGTCGGCAGCGTGCTGAAGCCGGCCGGCTATGAGAATTCGCAGGACATCATCTCGGCGGCCTATCTCAAGGACGTCTCCGATCCGCAATGGAAGGATGACGCCGGGATGAAACAATTCCTCGACTTCATGGCAAAGGATTTCCCCGAGGGCGACAAACTCGATGGCGGCACCGTCGTCGGCTACAGCGTGGCCCAGACGCTGGTGCAGGTGCTGAAGCAATGCGGCGACGACCTCACTCGCGAGAACGTCATGAAGCAGGCCGCATCGCTGCGCAACTTCCGCACCGAGATGCTGCTGCCTGGCATCACGATCAACACCTCGGCGACCGACTTCGCACCCGTCAGCCAGCTGCAACTGATGCGCTTCAAGGGCGAGAAGTGGGAGCTGTTCGGCGACGTGATCTCCGCCGACGTCGGCGGCTAA
- a CDS encoding ABC transporter substrate-binding protein, which yields MTTALTRRTLSSLLGLALAGAVAGSAHADKKYDTGASDTEIRIGNIVPYSGPASAYGSVGKAMSAVFKKVNDEGGINGRKINFISYDDAYSPPKTVEQARKLVESDEVLFLFGVLGTAPNTAIQKYMNAKKVPQLFVATGATKWNEPKTNPWTMGWLPSYQSEARIYAKYLTAQNPTGKIAVLYQNDDMGKDYLKGLKDGLGDTSRVVLEESYEIAEPTIESHIVKMKSANPDIVVLFTTPKSGAQAIKKLGEMNWKPLTIISNVSASTAAVMRPAGVENSQGVISAAYAKDASDPQWANDPGLGAFRELLAKYLPEINPVDSSALTGYNIATTMVEVLKRCGDELTRANVMKQAAGLKQFAQGGLLPGITLTTGPDDFQPIEQLQLMQFKGERWQLFGEVMSGELK from the coding sequence GTGACCACTGCCCTCACCCGCCGCACGCTCTCCAGCCTGCTCGGTCTCGCCCTGGCTGGCGCCGTTGCCGGCAGCGCCCATGCCGACAAGAAATACGACACCGGCGCCAGCGACACCGAGATCAGGATCGGCAACATCGTGCCCTATAGCGGCCCGGCCTCGGCCTACGGCTCGGTCGGCAAGGCGATGTCGGCAGTGTTCAAGAAGGTCAACGACGAGGGCGGCATCAACGGTCGCAAGATCAATTTCATCTCCTACGACGACGCCTATTCGCCGCCAAAGACCGTCGAGCAGGCGCGCAAGCTGGTGGAGAGCGACGAGGTGCTCTTCCTGTTCGGCGTGCTCGGGACTGCGCCCAACACGGCGATCCAGAAATACATGAACGCCAAGAAGGTGCCGCAGCTGTTCGTCGCCACCGGCGCCACCAAGTGGAACGAGCCCAAGACCAATCCATGGACCATGGGCTGGCTGCCGAGCTATCAGTCGGAAGCCCGCATCTATGCCAAATACCTCACCGCACAGAATCCGACCGGCAAGATCGCGGTGCTCTACCAGAACGACGACATGGGCAAGGACTATCTGAAGGGTCTCAAGGATGGCCTTGGCGACACCTCCCGTGTGGTGCTGGAGGAGAGCTATGAGATCGCCGAGCCCACAATCGAGTCGCACATCGTCAAGATGAAGTCGGCCAATCCGGACATCGTCGTGCTGTTCACCACACCGAAATCCGGCGCACAGGCGATCAAGAAGCTCGGCGAGATGAACTGGAAGCCGCTCACCATCATCTCGAACGTCAGCGCCTCGACCGCGGCGGTGATGCGGCCGGCCGGCGTCGAGAACTCGCAAGGGGTGATCTCGGCCGCCTATGCCAAGGATGCCTCCGATCCGCAATGGGCCAACGACCCCGGTCTTGGCGCGTTCAGGGAGCTGCTCGCCAAATATCTGCCGGAAATCAACCCCGTGGATTCGTCGGCGCTGACCGGTTACAACATCGCCACCACAATGGTCGAGGTGCTGAAGCGATGCGGCGACGAACTGACCCGCGCCAATGTCATGAAGCAGGCGGCAGGCCTGAAGCAGTTTGCGCAGGGCGGGCTGTTGCCCGGCATCACGCTGACCACCGGTCCGGACGACTTCCAGCCGATCGAGCAGCTGCAGCTGATGCAGTTCAAGGGCGAGCGCTGGCAGTTGTTCGGCGAGGTCATGAGCGGCGAGCTGAAATAG
- a CDS encoding branched-chain amino acid ABC transporter ATP-binding protein/permease — translation MRERWPLIVFAVIVAAIPFVPGMPPFWIVLLDNIGLSALVAMGLVLLTGVGGLTSFGQAAFVGFGAYTTAVLSANYGVSPWLTLPLSLLVSGLAAVLLGLVTVRLSGHYLPLGTLAWGLGLFYLFSKLAFLGRNDGISGIPPLSIGSLKMLDPGTIYFAIWAAVLISALLTMNLLDSRTGRAIRALRRGHIAAEAFGVYAPRAKLLVFIYAAVLAGLSGWLYAHFTRAVNPTPFGAQAGIEYLFVAVVGGAGYVWGGVLGAAIVVVLKEVLQSYLPLLLHGEGQLETIVFGILLVTLLQLAPTGLWPWLTARLPFKPVAKQPDTSVKLPARERSATTPNVLLQVDNARKQFGGVVAVNNVSFDVQSREIVALIGPNGAGKSTTFNLITGVLPPTSGNISVLGKAVGNAPPQDVVKLGISRTFQHVKLVPDMTVLENVAIGAHLRGHSNALTSMFRLDRGDEAKLLAEAARQIERVGLGDQMHQLAGSLSLGQQRIVEIARALCVDPMLLLLDEPAAGLRHMEKQRLGALLRDLRAGGMSVLLVEHDMGFVMDLADRIVVLDFGTKIAEGTPAAIKTNPEVIKAYLGATA, via the coding sequence GTGCGCGAGCGTTGGCCTCTCATCGTCTTTGCCGTCATCGTCGCGGCGATCCCGTTCGTCCCGGGCATGCCGCCGTTCTGGATCGTGCTGCTCGACAATATCGGCCTGTCGGCGCTGGTCGCGATGGGGCTGGTGCTGCTGACCGGCGTCGGCGGTCTGACCTCGTTCGGCCAGGCCGCCTTTGTCGGCTTCGGCGCCTACACGACTGCGGTGCTGTCGGCCAATTACGGCGTATCGCCGTGGCTGACCCTGCCGCTGTCGCTGCTGGTGTCCGGCCTCGCCGCCGTTCTGCTCGGCCTCGTCACGGTCAGGCTGTCCGGCCACTATCTGCCGCTCGGCACGCTCGCCTGGGGCCTCGGCCTGTTCTATCTGTTCAGCAAGCTCGCCTTCCTCGGCCGCAACGACGGCATCTCCGGCATCCCGCCGCTGTCGATCGGCAGCCTCAAGATGCTCGATCCCGGCACGATCTATTTCGCGATCTGGGCCGCCGTTCTGATCTCCGCACTGTTGACGATGAACCTGCTGGACTCCCGCACCGGCCGCGCCATTCGCGCGCTGCGCCGCGGCCACATCGCGGCGGAAGCGTTCGGCGTCTATGCACCTCGCGCCAAGCTGCTGGTGTTCATCTATGCCGCCGTGCTCGCCGGCCTCTCGGGCTGGCTCTATGCGCACTTCACCCGCGCCGTGAACCCGACGCCGTTCGGCGCCCAGGCCGGCATCGAATATCTGTTCGTCGCCGTCGTCGGCGGCGCCGGCTATGTCTGGGGCGGCGTGCTCGGCGCGGCGATCGTCGTCGTGCTGAAAGAGGTGCTGCAGAGCTACCTCCCGCTGCTGCTGCATGGCGAGGGCCAGCTCGAGACCATCGTGTTCGGCATTCTCCTCGTCACGCTTCTCCAGCTCGCCCCGACCGGCCTGTGGCCGTGGCTGACGGCGCGGCTGCCGTTCAAGCCGGTTGCCAAGCAGCCGGACACGTCGGTCAAACTGCCCGCGCGGGAGCGATCTGCGACGACTCCAAACGTGCTGCTCCAGGTCGACAACGCGCGTAAGCAGTTCGGCGGCGTGGTCGCGGTCAACAACGTCTCGTTCGATGTCCAGTCCCGCGAGATCGTCGCGCTGATCGGCCCGAACGGCGCCGGCAAGAGCACGACCTTCAACCTGATCACCGGCGTGCTGCCGCCGACCTCCGGCAACATCTCGGTGCTCGGCAAGGCCGTCGGCAACGCCCCGCCGCAGGACGTCGTCAAGCTCGGCATTTCCCGTACCTTCCAGCACGTCAAGCTGGTGCCGGACATGACGGTGCTCGAGAACGTCGCGATCGGCGCGCATCTGCGCGGCCATTCCAACGCGCTCACGAGCATGTTCCGGCTCGATCGCGGCGACGAAGCCAAGCTGCTCGCGGAAGCCGCGCGGCAGATCGAGCGCGTCGGGCTCGGCGACCAGATGCACCAGCTTGCCGGCTCGTTGTCTCTCGGCCAGCAGCGCATCGTCGAGATCGCCCGCGCGCTGTGCGTGGATCCGATGCTGCTGCTGCTCGACGAGCCGGCCGCCGGCCTGCGCCACATGGAGAAGCAGCGCCTCGGCGCGCTGCTGCGCGACCTCCGCGCCGGCGGCATGTCGGTGCTGCTGGTCGAACACGACATGGGATTTGTCATGGACCTCGCCGACCGCATCGTGGTGCTCGATTTCGGCACCAAGATCGCCGAGGGCACACCTGCCGCGATCAAGACCAATCCGGAGGTCATCAAGGCGTATCTCGGAGCCACCGCATGA
- a CDS encoding ABC transporter ATP-binding protein, whose protein sequence is MSTLLEVTDAHVSYGKVEAVRSVSLTVAENEIVTIIGANGAGKTTLLSAIMGVFPLKGRVSFLGEDMARLEIEDRVARGLCLVPEHRELFATMNVEDNLQLGAFRMSKAHAARGFEHVYTLFPKLKERRKQLAGTLSGGEQQMLAMGRALMGAPKMLMLDEPSLGLAPIIVAGIFEIVAKLRQEGVSVLLVEQNAKAALKVADRAYVMELGEFVLNGKASEIATDERVAASYLGFAEAAAS, encoded by the coding sequence ATGAGCACGCTGCTGGAAGTCACCGACGCCCATGTCTCCTACGGCAAGGTCGAGGCGGTTCGCTCGGTCTCGCTCACCGTGGCCGAGAACGAGATCGTCACCATCATCGGCGCCAACGGCGCCGGCAAGACCACGCTGCTCAGTGCCATCATGGGCGTGTTTCCGCTGAAGGGTCGCGTCTCCTTCCTGGGCGAGGACATGGCCCGGCTGGAGATCGAGGACCGCGTCGCGCGCGGTCTCTGTCTGGTGCCGGAGCATCGCGAGCTGTTCGCCACCATGAACGTGGAGGATAATCTGCAGCTCGGCGCTTTCAGAATGTCGAAGGCCCACGCCGCACGCGGCTTCGAGCACGTCTACACGCTGTTTCCGAAGCTCAAGGAGCGGCGCAAGCAGCTCGCCGGCACGCTCTCCGGCGGCGAGCAGCAGATGCTGGCGATGGGGCGCGCGCTGATGGGCGCGCCAAAGATGCTGATGCTGGACGAGCCCAGCCTTGGCCTGGCGCCGATCATCGTCGCCGGCATCTTCGAAATCGTCGCCAAGCTGCGCCAGGAAGGCGTCTCGGTGCTGCTGGTCGAGCAGAACGCCAAGGCCGCGCTCAAGGTCGCCGACCGCGCCTATGTCATGGAACTCGGCGAGTTCGTGCTCAACGGCAAGGCCAGCGAGATCGCCACCGACGAGCGCGTGGCGGCGAGCTATCTCGGCTTTGCCGAGGCGGCCGCGAGCTGA
- a CDS encoding MarR family winged helix-turn-helix transcriptional regulator, producing the protein MADSAKPVSKRESRKEAAVAADETQAVQLGELSDLLGYVLKRAQLKVFEDFLRCVAPLQLTPAQFSVLLLLDANPGRNQTEIANTLGILRPNFVSLLDSLESRDLCARVRSANDRRSHILMLTEKGRAVLARAKKLVVSKHEARLNELLGPDGRDALLAMLTKIAEEF; encoded by the coding sequence ATGGCCGATAGCGCCAAGCCCGTCAGCAAGAGGGAAAGCCGCAAGGAAGCTGCCGTAGCGGCCGACGAGACGCAAGCGGTCCAGCTCGGCGAGCTGTCGGATCTGCTTGGCTATGTGCTGAAACGGGCGCAGTTGAAGGTGTTCGAGGACTTCCTGCGCTGCGTCGCGCCGCTGCAACTGACGCCGGCCCAGTTCTCGGTGCTGCTGCTGCTCGACGCCAATCCGGGCCGTAACCAGACCGAGATCGCCAACACCCTGGGCATCCTGCGGCCGAACTTCGTGTCCTTGCTGGACAGCCTCGAGAGCCGCGACCTGTGTGCGCGGGTGCGTTCGGCCAACGACCGGCGCTCGCACATCCTGATGCTGACCGAGAAGGGCCGCGCCGTGCTGGCCCGCGCCAAGAAGCTGGTGGTGTCGAAGCATGAGGCGCGGCTCAACGAGCTGCTGGGCCCGGATGGTCGCGACGCGCTGCTGGCGATGCTCACCAAGATCGCGGAGGAGTTCTGA
- a CDS encoding branched-chain amino acid ABC transporter permease: protein MNTTILLFLLQDGITNGAIYALLGLALVLVFAVTRVILIPQGEFVTYGALTYASLAAGQMPGTAKLAVVIGLAAFAFDLYAMRKTLHAPKIARTFGLNVALPVVILLASMWAANQRMPAGVSLVLSLLIVASIGLSLYRIVFQPLAHTSVLVLLIASVGVHLALQGLGLLFFGAEGQRGPTLLNATATLGSLRFTGQGMAVYGITIAFIVGLWLFFGLTLYGKALRATAVNRLGARLVGIRTTLSGQIAFLLASTIGALSGILIVPITTLYYDTGFLIGLKGFIAAIIGGLISYPLTAVAALVVGIVEAFSSFYASNFKEVIVFTLLIPVLLLRSLAAPAVEEEKD from the coding sequence TTGAACACAACGATCTTGCTGTTCCTGTTGCAGGACGGCATTACCAATGGCGCGATCTACGCGCTGCTCGGGCTGGCGCTCGTGCTGGTGTTTGCCGTCACCCGGGTGATCCTGATCCCGCAGGGCGAATTCGTCACCTACGGCGCCCTCACCTATGCCTCGCTCGCTGCCGGCCAAATGCCCGGCACCGCGAAGCTCGCCGTCGTGATCGGGCTCGCGGCCTTCGCCTTCGACCTCTACGCCATGCGCAAGACGCTGCACGCGCCGAAGATCGCGCGCACCTTCGGCCTCAACGTCGCCCTCCCTGTCGTCATTCTGCTCGCCAGCATGTGGGCGGCGAACCAGCGCATGCCCGCCGGCGTCAGCCTGGTGCTGTCGCTGCTGATCGTGGCCAGCATCGGCCTGTCGCTCTACCGCATCGTGTTCCAGCCGCTCGCGCACACCTCGGTGCTGGTGCTGCTGATCGCCTCGGTCGGCGTTCACCTCGCACTGCAGGGCCTCGGCCTGCTGTTCTTCGGCGCCGAGGGCCAGCGTGGCCCGACCCTGCTCAATGCCACGGCGACGCTCGGCTCGCTGCGCTTCACCGGGCAGGGCATGGCGGTCTACGGCATCACCATCGCCTTCATCGTCGGCCTCTGGCTGTTCTTCGGCCTGACGCTCTACGGCAAGGCGCTGCGCGCCACCGCCGTCAACCGGCTCGGCGCCCGCCTCGTCGGCATCCGCACCACGCTGTCGGGCCAGATCGCGTTCCTGCTGGCCTCCACCATCGGCGCGCTCTCGGGTATCCTGATCGTCCCGATCACGACGCTCTATTACGACACCGGCTTCCTGATCGGCCTCAAAGGCTTCATCGCCGCGATCATCGGCGGCCTGATCAGCTATCCGCTGACTGCGGTCGCCGCGCTCGTCGTCGGCATCGTCGAGGCGTTCTCCTCGTTCTATGCCTCCAACTTCAAGGAGGTGATCGTCTTCACGCTGCTGATCCCGGTTCTGCTGCTGCGTTCGCTCGCCGCGCCCGCGGTCGAAGAAGAGAAGGATTGA